GCAAGCTCGGCCTGCAGACCACCGCCAATGCCGGCGGCGTGCACAACCTCCAGGTCGAGGCCAACGCCGGCGACTTCGAATCGATGCTGGCCGGGATGGGGCGCGGCCTGCTCGTCACCGAGCTGATGGGGCAGGGCGTCAACACCGTCACCGGCGATTACTCGCGTGGCGCCGCCGGTTTCTGGATCGAGAACGGGCAGATCCAGTACCCGGTCGACGGCATCACGGTCGCGGGCAACCTCAAGTCGATGTTCGCCGCGATCGAGGCGGTCGGCAGCGATGTCGACCCGCGCTCGCACCTGCGCACCGGCTCGATCCTGGTCAGTCGGATGACGGTGGCGGGAGAAACCACCGAGTGATGCTCAGACCCTCCCTTTCGCATGGCGAAGGGGAGGGGGGAAGAGGCTTGACCCGGCCCGGTCCCAAGCGGAAAGTGACCCCAACAGTCGAGGGAGCAGACCGTAATGAGCGAAAACCCGAACGATCCGAGCCCGTACTCCGCGCCTCCGCCGCCGCCGGAAAGCCATGCCGGCGACATTTCGGCAGAGCAACGGCAGTGGGCGATGTTCGCGCACCTGTCGGCGATCGCCGGTGCGGTGCTGACGTCCGGCATCGGCGGCTGGGGCACCTTCCTCGGCCCGCTGATCATTTGGCTGCTGAAGAAGGACACCATGCCCTTCGTCGAGGACCAGGCCAAGGAAGCACTGAACTACAACATCACCATCGCGATCGTGTTCTTCGCGCTGTGGGTGCTGGTGTTCATCACCCTGGGCATCGGCTTCCTGATCGCGATCCCGGCATGGGTGGTGATCGGCGTGGCCTGGCTGGTGTTCACGATCATCGCCGCGGTGAAGTCGAACGAGGGCGTCAGCTACCGCTACCCGTTCACGCTGCGCCTGGTGAAGTAGCCGCTCGACATCGGTACCCGGGTGCGGCCTTTGGCCTTACCCGGGCTACTTCCGCCCGGTAGCCCGGGTAAGGCCAAAGGCCGCACCCGGGACACCCAAGGACAGCTCAGCGATCGCGCTCGATCGCCAGCCTGCCCAACGCGGCCAGCGCATCCGCGCGTGCGCCGAACGGCGCCAGCGCGGCCGTCATCGCCGCGCTCAATTCCTGCAGCCGCGCACGCGAAGCGCCCAGGCCGATCAACGCCGGGAAGGTCGCCTTGTCCTGGGCGACGTCCTTGCCTGCAGTCTTGCCTAGGGTGGCGCTGTTGCCCTCGATGTCGAGGATGTCGTCGCGCACCTGGAACGCCAGGCCGAGCGCATCGGCGTAGCGATCCAGTGCGTCCAGTTCGAGATCGGACGCGCCACCGCACAGTGCGCCCATGCGCACCGCCGCACGGATCAGCGCGCCGGTCTTGAGGGCGTGCAGGCGCTCCAGATCGGCGACCGATAGCGCAGCGCCATTGCCGGTCGCGGCCAGGTCGAGTGCCTGGCCACCGCACATGCCGCCGACACCAGAAGCGGTGGCGAGCGTGCGCAGCAAAGAGACCCGGATGGCGTCGGCCACCGGCGCCGCCGCCAGCACTTCGAACGCCAGCGATTGCAGGGCGTCGCCGGCGAGGATCGCAGTGGCTTCGTCGAAGGCGACGTGCACGGTCGGCTGGCCGCGGCGCAGGGCGTCGTCGTCCATGGCCGGCAGATCGTCATGCACGAGCGAGTAGGCGTGGATCAGTTCGACCGCCACTGCCGGTGCATCGAGCGCATCGACCTTGGCGCCAAGTGCGACACCGCTGGCGTAGACCAGCAGCGGGCGCATGCGCTTGCCGCCGAGCAGCACGGCGTGGCGCATGGCGGCAGTCAGGCGCTGCGGCGGCAGCGAAGGGTCGGGCAGGGCTCGCGCGAGCGCGGCGTCGGCGCGCTCGCGCCAGCCGGCCAGGTCAGACTTCACGTGCATCAGGCATCGTGGGTGTCAGACATCGCGGAAGTCAGACGGCGTGGGCGACTGCGGCGTCAGTCCGGCGAATGGCTCGGCGGCGGCCGGATTCTGCGGATCGCTGAGCAGGCGCACGCGAAGCTCGGCCTGCTCGAGTGCCGTCTGGCAACGACGGTAGAGACCCACGCCGCGTTCGTACGCGGCCAGCGAGTCCTCGAGGCTCATCTCGCCGTGTTCCATCTTCTCGACCAGTTGTTCGAGTGCATCGAGCGATTGTTCGAAATCGCTGACGGGCGAGGCGGAAGCGGCAGCTTCATTGGCGGTTTTGCGCGACATGGGCGAAGTTTGCGACCGTGCCCGGCGGGGGTCAATTGCCGCAGCCGGCCAATGTGCCATCCGGCGCGGTTCCGCCGGGCCGGCGGCCTCAGGTATCGCCCCAGACCAGCCGCGCCCCGCGCTGGCGGAGCCAGGCATCGAACGGCGCCGAATAGGCCAGGTCGGCGATGGCGAGCAGCTGGCCGGCGGCATCGCTCAGCAGGGGCAGGCGCTCGCGTTGCCATGGCGGGATGCCGAGATCCTGCAGCACGTGCTTGAGCGCGTGCGAATGGGGGCGGCCGGGCTGGATGAAGCGTTCGCCGCCGTGGCGCGCATGCACGATCACCTCGCCGTCGAGTGACGGTGCACCTTCCAGGCTCAGCAGCCCACCTTGGGGCAGCGCCAGTGGCGCTTGCCCGCTCCACGCGCCACGCCAGTCCAGGGGCATGTGCGGGCGGATGGCATCGGCATGCAGCAGGTCTCGCCAGCTGCGCACCGCCGCGCCCTGCCAGGCGAACAGCGCCTGCGCGTCGTCGTCGGCGGCGAGCACGTCGGTTTCGATGCAGGCGATGCCATTCGCCGGCAGCGCAGGCAGGCCGAGGCCCGTGATCCAGCGTCGCAACGCGCGCGCGCGCCGGGTCGCCGGCATCGCCAGCAAACGCTGGCGCGAGAGGCAGTGCGGATCGGCGGTGGCGACGCTGGCCAGCGCCTGGGCGTCGCCTGCTTCGAGCAGGTCGCGGGCCTGTGCCGACAGGGCTGCAGACTGAGCCAGTGCAGCGTCGGCGTGCGGCCAGCGCTCGCGCAACAGCGGCATCACGCGCTGGCGCAGGAAGTTGCGATCGAAGCGGGTGTCGCTGTTGCTGGGGTCGTCGATCCAGGCCAGGCCCTGCGCCTGCGCGTAGGTCAGCAGATCGGCGCGGCCATGGTCGAGCAGGGGGCGCCACAGCCGGCCGGCGCCGAAATCGCGCCAGCGCCGCATCGCCGCCAGGCCGTCGCTGCCGGAGCCGCGCAGCGCGCGCAGCAGGAGGGTCTCGGCCTGATCGTCGCGGTGGTGCGCCAGCGCCAGCACTTCACCCGGCGCCAGCGCCTCGGCAAAGGCGCCGTGCCGAGCCACGCGGGCCGCCGCCTCGGGGCCGTCGCCGTCACGGATCACGCTGACCCGCACCACCGTCAGCGGCACGCCCAGCGTTGCGCAGGTCCGCGCGCAGTGTTCCGCCCATGCGTCGGCCTGTGGATGCAGGCCGTGATGCACGTGCAGCGCCCGCAGCCCCCGACCCCCGGCCGTGCTCGCCAGCAGGTGCAGCAGCACGCCCGAATCCAGGCCACCGCTATAGCCCACGCACAGCGGCGCATCGGGCCGGTCATGGAGGGCTGCAGGCAACAGGGGCGTGGGTGCGGGAGGCATCTGCCGATGGTGCCACGGCATTGGAATGCAGCAACCCATCGTTGGTGCTGTGTTGCCGGCGCGGTGGACGCACCATCTACCTGCAACTACACGCACCTTTGCGCAGCTTCCCGCGCACTTTCCATGGAGAGACGGTTTTGGCCCGGCTATTCGACCCCTTCCAGCAACGTTCGCTGACCCTGCGCAACCGACTGGTGGTGGCACCGATGTGCCAGTACTCGGCGGTCGATGGCGTCCCCAATGACTGGCACCTGGTGCACCTGGGCAGCCGCGCCGTCGGCGGCGCCGGGGCGATCATCGCCGAGGCCACGGCCGTATCGGCCGAAGGCCGCATCTCGCCAGCCGACACCGGCCTGTGGAACGACCGCCAGGCCGAAGCCTGGGCGCGCATCGCCCGCTTCATGGCCTGCCAGGGCGCCGTGCCGGGCATCCAGCTCGGCCACGCCGGGCGCAAGGCCAGCGTCGCGCCACCATGGCTGGGCGGCATCGCGGTGACCCATGCCGATGGCGGCTGGACGCCGGTGGCGCCGTCGGCGCTGGCCTTCAGTGAAACCTCGCCGGTGCCGGTCGCGCTCGATGAGGCGCAGTTGAAGAACCTCGTCGACGACTTCGCCGCGGCCGCGTGGCGCGCGCATGCCGCCGGCTTTCGCCTGATCGAGCTGCACGCCGCGCATGGCTACCTGCTGCATCAGTTCCTCTCGCCGCTGTCGAACCAGCGCGACGACGCCTACGGCGGCAGCTTCGAGAACCGCACGCGGCTGTTGCTGGAAGTGCTCGACGCGGTGCGCAAGGTCTGGCCCGAACGCCTGCCGCTATGGCTGCGCATTTCCGCGACCGACTGGGCCGAGGGCGGCTGGGACGTCGAGCAGAGCGTGGAACTGGCGCGGATCGTGTCCGCGCGTGGTGTCGACCTGATCGACGTGTCGAGCGGTGGCCTCGTCCACGGTGCGAAGATTCCGCTGGAACCTGGCTACCAGGTGCCGTTCTCGGCGCGCATCCGTCGTGAGGCGGCGGTCGCGACCGGCGCCGTCGGCCTGATCACCGAGCCCGGCCACGCCGAGTCGGTAATCGAACGCGGCGATGCCGACGTGGTGCTGCTGGCGCGTGAACTGCTGCGCGATCCGTACTTCCCGCGTCGCGCCGCGCGCGAACTCGACGCCGAACTGCACGCGCCGGAGCAATACCTGCGCGCGTGGTGAGGCGACCGGCAGGCCGCGCCGTCAGCGCGTCTCGATCTCGATGCCGCCGACAAAGCGCGCGGCGACGTTGTAGACCCATGCATAGAGCGCGCCGGCGATGAAGCCCAGCACGCCGTAGAAGATCGGCAGGATGACGATGGCGAGCGCGCCCATGCCGGCGATCCAGGCCATGCCCGGGTCGGCCTGCGCCACCTCGGACATGCCGCCGACGGAGAACGACAGGAACATCAGCACGCCAGCGATCAGGCCGAACACGGCCGAGATGATGGCGAAGATCTTGGCGACCGACAGCACGCCGACGCGGGTGATGACCATGGCAACGCTCCCGCCCGGCGTCATGCCGGGCCCGGGCGCGAGTAATACCGGCTGCTGGGCCGCGTCGATGTGAAGGTGCCGCCGCCCATGCAATGAGGGACCTGCTTCATGCTCCGGTTCGCGGGAGCAGCAGGTCCCTCAGTGGGGCGCGGCAGCCAGGCCGCGCCAGCAGGCCCTCAGGCCGGCACAGAAGGCAGATCAGGCCGCTTCGTACGCGCCGTAGCTGCGCAGGCGACGGTAGCGGCGGTCCAGCAGATCCTCGACGGGCAGCGCCTCGAGCATGTCGAGTTCGTTGAGCAGCACCGCCTTCAGGCGGGTGGCCATCTGTCGCGGGTTGCGGTGGGCGCCGCCGATCGGCTCGCGCACCAGCTTGTCGACCAGGCCCAGGCCGAGCAGGCGCTTGGCGGTCAGGCCGAGCTGCTCGGCGGCGTCCTTGGCCTTGTCGGCCGACTTCCACAGGATCGAGGCGCAGCCTTCCGGTGAGATCACCGAGTAGGTGCTGTACTCGAGCATCAGCGTGCGGTCGCCGACACCGATCGCCAGCGCGCCGCCGGAGCCGCCTTCGCCGATCACGGTGCAGATCACCGGCACCTTCAGTTCGCTCATCTCCAGCAGATTGCGGGCGATGGCTTCGGACTGGCCGCGCTCTTCGGCGCCGACGCCGGGATAGGCGCCGGGCGTGTCGATGAAGGTCAGGATCGGCAGGCGGAAACGTTCGGCCAGCTTCATCAGGCGCAGCGCCTTGCGGTAGCCCTCCGGACGCGGCATGCCGAAGTTGCGCTTGATCTTGCTCTTGGTATCGCGGCCCTTCTGATGGCCGATGATGACCACGCTGCGGCCGTTGATGCGGCCCAGGCCGCCAACGATGGCGGCATCGTCGGCGTAGGCGCGGTCACCGGCGAGTTCCTGGAACTCGTCGCAGATGATGCGGATGTAATCGTTGGTGTACGGGCGCGCCGGATGGCGGGCCAGCTGCGACACCTGCCACGGGGTCAGGTCGCGGAAGATCTGGGCGGTGCGCACGCGCAGCTTGTCCTGCAGCGCATGTACTTCGGCATCCACGTCCACGGCCGGGGCGTTGCTGGCGTGGCGCAGCTCCTGGATCTTCGCTTCCAGGTCGGCGATGGGCTGCTCGAAATCGAGGTAGTTCGGGTTCATGCGTGGGCCATTGGCCGGAAAGCCGACAGTCTAGCCGAGGCAGGGCGACCGTACCGAGACGTGTGGCGGGAGCCGCTCGGCCGCCCAACCGCGGCCAATCCCACCGATCGCCGTCGATCGGCGGCCAACGGCAATGAAGTCGTATTCATCGGCTGCTGGCGCCGGGCCGGCGCGGGCGCGTGTTTGAATCCCCTTGCCGCGCTGGAGCGGGAGGGGCGAGTCTTGGGAGCCGTGATGAAGGGACGTGGGTGGGCCGCTCTGGCGGCGATGGCGTGCGCGCTGTCCGGCATCGCGCCGGTGGCCGCGCAGGGCTGGCGGCATGTCGGCGCGGTCGACCGGGTGGACGTGCAGGCCAAGGGAGCCGTGGTCGCCTCGGGGCCGGCGCGGGTGCGGGTGAGCGCGGTCTGCGAGGGCATCTTCCGGGTCACGCTGGCGCCTGACGGCCGCTTCGACGAAACCGCCTCGTGGGCGGTGCTGCCGGCCGCGACCCCTGCGCGCGTCGACGTCGCCGATTCGGCCGATGCGGTCCGGATCAGCGCCGCGGAGGTCGTTGCCGTGATCCGCAAGCAGCCGCTGCGGGTCGAGTTCACCGACCGTGCCGGCAATCTCCTGCTCGCAGATTCGGAGCAGATGCCGATGGCCTGGTCCGACAGCCCGCATGGTCCGCGCGTGCGCAGCTGGAAGGCGATGCCGTCCGACGCGCATTTCTACGGACTGGGCGACAAGGCCGGTCCGCTCGACCGCCGCGGACGCGCCTTCACAATGTGGAACTCCGACGCCTACGGCTGGCAGGGCTACAGCGATCCGCTGTACAAGTCGATCCCGTTCTTCATCGGCCTGCGCGCCGGAACCGCCTACGGCCTGTTCTTCGACAACACCTCACGCAGCAGCTTCGACTTCGGCAAGGAGTCGGAGGAGTACTTCACGTTCGGCGCAGAAGGTGGCGCGCTCGACTATTACTTCATCGCCGGCCCGCAACCGGCGCGCGTGCTCGAGCGCTACACCGCGCTGACCGGACGCACGCCGCTGCCGCCGATGTGGGCGCTCGGTTTCCAGCAGTCGCGCTACAGCTACAAGCCGGAAAGCAAGGTCCGTGAGATCGCCACGCAGTTGCGCGAGCACCGCATTCCCAGCGACGCGATCTACCTCGACATCGACTACCAGCAGGGCTACGCGCCGTTCACGGTCGACCGCAAGCAGTTTCCGCACTTCGAGCAGATGATCGCCGACCTGCGCGCGCAGGGATTGCGCACGGTGCTGATCACCGACCTGCACATCAAGCACGCACCGGGCACCGGCTATGCGCCGTTTGACTCGGGACTGGCTGCCGATGCCTTCATCCGCAACCCCGACGGTTCGCTTTACATCGGGGAGGTGTGGCCGGGCGACGCGGTCTTCCCGGACTTCACCCTGACGCGCGTGCGCGACTGGTGGGGCGGGCTGTACCGCGACTTCAGCGCGATGGGCGCGGCCGGCTACTGGAACGACATGAACGAGCCGTCGGTGTTCAACGTGCCCGGCAACACGATGTCGCCCGACGCGGTGCATCGCATGGACGACGGCAGCCAGCGCGACCACCGGGCCATCCACAACGTCTACGGCATGCTCAATGCCCGCGCGACCTACGAGGGCCTGCTGAAGCTGCAACCGGAGCAGCGGCCGTTCGTGCTGACGCGTGCCGCCTATGCCGGAACGCAACGCTATGCGGCGACCTGGACCGGCGACAACAGTGCGACCTGGCACCACCTGGCGCAGAGCACGCCGAACCTGCTGAGCCTGGGACTGTCGGGCATGGCGCTGGCCGGCGACGACGTCGGCGGCTTCATCGGCTCGCCACCGCCGGACCTGCTGACGCGCTGGTTCCAGCTGGGCGCGTTCAATCCGGTGTTCCGCAACCATGCCGCGACCGATACGCGCCCGCACGAAGCCTGGGTGGACGGTCCGCAGCATGAGGCGCTGCGTCGCGAGGCGATCGAGCTACGTTACCGGTTGATGCCGTATCTCTACACTGCGGCCGAGGAGAATTCGCGCAACGGCCTGCCGATCATGCGGCCGGTGTTCCTGCAGTACCCGCAGGCGGAAGCGTTCTACGGCAACGATCGCGATTTCCTGTTCGGTCCGGACCTGTTCGTCGCGCCGGTGAGCAACGAGCGGATGGATGCGCACCAGATCGTGCTGCCGCCGGGCGAATGGTATGCGTTCGGCACCTCGCAACGCCATGTTGCCCAGAAGGATCCGATCAAGCTCGACCCGCGCCCGGCGGCGACGCCGCTGTTTGCGCGCGCCGGGGCGATCGTGCCGATGCAGGCGGTGGTGCAGCACACCGGCGAGAAGCCGGCAGGGCCGTTGCAGCTGCAGGTGTACCTGCCCAGGGCCGGTGGCGAGTGCGGCGGGTCGCTGTACCAGGACGATGGCGAGAGCCTGGCCAACAAGGGCGGGGCGCTGCTGCGCGTGGCGTATGCGTGCGAAGTGTCCAGGCGCGGGGCAGCAGTGACTTCGCACGTCGTCCACGATGGGTTCGCGCCGTGGTGGGGCGATGTCGAAGTGACGGTATATGGGGTTGTGCGCAAGCCTTCGTCGATAAGCGTCGACGGCAAGGCGATTGCCGACTGGAACTTCGATTCGCAGCAGCAGGCGGTGGTGCTGGTGGTGCGCGATGCGCGGCGTGACTGGCGGGTGCAGGTGGCCTACTGACGCCTGACCCTTCTCCCGTTGCGGGGAAGGGTCCCAAGGGCGGAAGCGGGCGTTCCGCTGCGCCCTGGTTCGCCCTAGCTGGCCCAGGGCTTGGCCAGGGTCACCTTCACCGCCCGCACGCCTGGCGTCGCCCGCAGCTTCGACGCCAGCTCCGCATCGATCCGCACCGACTGCGTGCCGTTGAGATCGAGCATGCCCGCGCTGCCCTTGCGCACCAGCAGGTCGAGGCGGATCGGCGTGGACCCCGGGCGATTGCCGGCCAGCACCGTATCGACGCGCTGCCACGTACCCGGCTCGCGCAGGTCCAGCCGCAGCGACAGCCGCTGCGCGTTGCGCGTGCATACCTGCTCGTAATCCCAGCAGCGCACCGCACGCAGCGCGAAGCCGCCGCTGAAGGTGTCCTCGCGCAGGTTGCCCTGGATCACCAGCAGGCGATCGCGCACCAGCAACTGCGCGAACTCGCTGTAGGTCTCGTTGAAGAAGGCGCATTCGATGCGGCCGCGGCCGTCCTCGATCTGCACGAACATCTGGCTGTCGCCCTTCTTGCGCAGGCCGACGACCTGGCCGGCGACGACCGTCTCCACTTCCTGGCGCCAGCTGCCGCGCGCCGGCTCGGGCCGGTTCTCCCAGATCTTCTCGAGCCCCGAGAGGTCGTTGCCGATGAGGGCACGGACTTCATCGCGGTAAGGATCGAACGGATGGCCGCTGAGGTAGTGGCCGAGCGTGTCGCGTTCGCCGTTGAGGATCTGCGTCAGCGGCCACTCGTCGGTTTCGGGCAGGTCGATGTGCAGCGCCGGCGCCGTCGTGTCGAAGCCGCCGAACAGCGACACCTGGCCGGCCTCGCGTTCGCGCGCCAGCTGGTCGGTGGCCTTGAGCACTTCCGGCAGCTGCAGCATCAGGCTTGCGCGGTTCTTGCCGAGCTTGTCGAGCGCGCCGGCCTGGGTCAGTGCTTCCAGGGCGCGGCGGTTGAGCTTGCCGCTGTCGACGCGCTTGGCGAAGTCGAGAAGGTCAGCGAACGGACCGGCGCGGCGCGCTTCCACGATCGCCTCGCAGGCGCCGCGGCCGACACCCTTCACCGCGCCAATGCCGTAACGGATCGTGGTCGCGTCCTTGGCCTCGAACATGTAGGCCGATTCGTCGACGTCCGGACGCAGCACCGTCAGCCCCATCACCCGGCATTCGTCGAGGAAGGAGGTGACCTTGTCGGTATTGTCCATGTCCGACGACAGCACCGCGGCCATGAACTCCGACGGGTAGTGCACCTTCAGCCAGGCGGTCTGGTAGGCGACCAGCGCGTAGGCGGCCGAGTGCGACTTGTTGAAGCCGTACTCGGCGAACTTCTCCATCAGGTCGAAGATCGGGCTGGCCTGGCGCGCGGCGATGCCGCGCTCGGCGCAGCCGGCTTCGAACTTGGCGCGCTCCTTGGCCATCTCCTCGGGCTTCTTCTTGCCCATCGCGCGACGCAGCATGTCGGCGCCGCCGAGCGTGTAGCCCGCCAGCACCTGGGCGATCTGCATCACCTGTTCCTGGTACACGATGACGCCGTAGGTCGGCGACAGCACCGGTTCCAGCGATTCGTGCGGGTAGGAGACTTCGGTGTTGCCGTGCTTGCGGTCGACCCATTCGCGGTCCATTCCCGAGCCCAGCGGGCCGGGACGGAACAGCGCGGCCAGCGCGATGATGTCCTCGAAGGTGTCGGGGCGTGCGCGCTTGAGCAGCTCGCGCATGCCGCGCGATTCGAACTGGAACACCGCGACCGTGTCGCCGCGCGCGAACAGCTCGTAGCTGGCCTTGTCGTCGAGCGGCAGCGTGGCGATGTCGAGCGGTGGCTCAGCGGCCGCTGCGCGGCGCTTGTTGATCGCCTTCACCGCCCAGTCGATGATCGTCAGCGTGCGCAGGCCGAGGAAGTCGAACTTGACCAGGCCGACCGCTTCGACGTCGTCCTTGTCGAACTGCGTGACCGGGTTGCGGCCGCGGCCTTCGCCGTCGTGTTCGGCGAACAGCGGGCAGAAGTCGCTCAGCGGGCTCGGCGCGATCACCACGCCGCCGGCGTGCTTGCCGGCGTTGCGGGTCAGGTCCTCGAGGCTGCGCGCCAGGTCGAGCAGGTCGCGCACGTCCTCTTCGGCGTGGTAGCGCTGGATCAGGTCGGGCGAGGCGAGGTTGCTGTCGGACTTCGCCGCTTCGGATTGGCCGAGCGCATCGTCGAGCGAGATGCCGAGTGTGTTCGGGATGAGCTTGGCGATGCCGTCGACGAAGCCGTACGGATGGCCGAGCACGCGCCCGCTGTCGCGCACCACGGCCTTGGCCGCCATGGTGCCGTAGGTGATGATCTGGCTGACGCGGTCGCGGCCGTACTTGCGCGCAACATAGTCGATGACCTCGTCACGTCGATCCATGCAGAAGTCGATGTCGAAGTCGGGCATCGACACGCGTTCCGGATTGAGGAAGCGCTCGAACAGCAGGTCGTACGGCAGCGGGTCCAGGTCGGTGATGCCCAGTGCCCACGCCACCAGCGAACCGGCGCCGGAGCCGCGGCCCGGGCCGACCGGGATGTCATGGTCCTTGGCCCAGTTGATGAAGTCGGCCACGATCAGGAAGTAGCCGGGGAACCCCATCTTGAGGATGACGCCGAGCTCGATCTCCAGGCGCTCGTCGTACTCTTCGCGCGTCTTGCCCGGTGCGAGCGGGGCCTTTTCCAGGCGCTTTTCCAGCCCCTCGCGCGCGCTGTTGCGCAGCCACGATTCGATGGTGTGGTCGCTCGGCACCGGGAACGCCGGCAGCGCGTACTCGCCGAGTTTCATCTCGACGTTGCAGCGTGTGGCCAGCGCGACGGCATTGTCGATCGCATCGGGGACGTCGGCGAACAGCTGCGCCATTTCCTCCGACGACTTCAGGTGCTGCTCTTCGGTGTAGTCCTTGGGCCTCTTGGGATCGTCGAGTACGCGGCCGGAGGCGATGCACACGCGTGCTTCGTGGGCCTCGAAGCCGTCGCGGTCGAGGAAGCGCACGTCGTTGCTGGCGATGACCGGAATGCCGCGCGTGGAGGCCGCATGCAGCGCGAACGAATTGAATGCGTCCTCGCCGTCGCGACCGGTGCGGGTCAGCTCCAGGTGCAGGCGCTCGCCGAACGAGCCGCGCCAGTCGGCCAGCCAGGCCTCGGCCAGTTCGTGGCGGCCGCCCACGGCCATGCGTCCGGCCAGGCTGTGGCGCCCGACCAGGGCGAACAGGCCGGCGTTGTCCTCGCGCAGCCACTCCGGGCGCAGGGCGACGCCGTCGGTGCGATGGCCTTCCATCCAGGCGCGGCTGAGCAGGCGCGACAGCGTCAGGTAGCCGTTGCGGTCCCGGCACAGCAGGGTCATGTGCGAGGCGGTTTCGTTGCCGTCGGCCAGGCCGACGTCGGCACCGATGATCGGCTTGATGCCGGCGCCCTCGGCGGCCTTGTAGAACTTGACCGTCGCAAACAGGTTGTCGAGGTCGGTCAGCGCGACCGCCGGCTGCGACAGCGCCACGCAGCGTTTGACCATCTCGGCGATGCGGATCGTCGAGTCGGCGAGGGAGTACTCGCTGTGCAGGTGGAGATGAACGAAACGGGGTGCTGTCATGCTGTCCTGGACGTCGGGCGACTCGGTCGAACCACGACCGGCGCGGCACAGGCCAGCCTATCAGTCCGGCCGGCGCGTACAAGCCTTGACAGCCGCCCCACGTAGCCCGGGTAAGCGCAGCGCACCCGGGACACGGGCGCACTCGACCCGGGTGCGCTGCGCTTACCCGGGCTACGTGGCCGGCTGGGGTCAGCTGACGCGGAACAGCTGGGCCGGCAGGTTCCACGGCGCGTAGTGCTGCTCGCGGACCCACAGCATGTGCTGCCACAACGCCAGCTCGTCGAGTCGGTCGCGCACCCACGCCGCGCGCCTGTCCGGCGGCGGCCCGGCCGGGTGCTCGATGCGGCGGTAGTCGCAGTAGTCGCGGTAGTCCTCGACATCGTCGGCGAAGGCCGGCCAGGCCAGCTCGATCATCAGCACGTCGTCGAGCTGGCCGAGCACCGGTGTGTGGTCGGCGATCAGGTCGTCCTCGCGATCGATGTAGGCCAGCAGCTGGTCGATGCGCGCGCGCGTCGCCGCGTCGCTGTCCCAGTCTTCGTCGGCGAGCATCAGGCGCAGCTCGTGCACGCGCTGCAGGCGCGAATCGATGACGTCGTGGGCATGCTCGGCAGGCAGCTTCAGCAGCCAGGCCGCCAGTTGCTGCAACCGGTCGGCGTTGACGCGCGGGGCATCGGCATGGATCTCGTGCAGCAACTGGTCGAAGCGGGCGACTGCGGCTTCGGCCAGCGGGATCCCGTCGGCACTGCGTCGCGCCTGCATGCCGCTGTACATGTGGTCGAACGGCAAAGGTTCGGGGGTGGGTGTCGGATGGTGCTGACGCATGACACACCTCGCTTCCGGCCGGGTGGGTCTGGGCTCGCTGGGCCGGCGGCGCGCGAGCCGGGAAACCCATGATGCGCCTGCGGCCATCGGGTGTCGCCGGTCGATGGTGGCCGTGACCG
Above is a genomic segment from Lysobacter sp. S4-A87 containing:
- a CDS encoding DUF4870 domain-containing protein, producing MSENPNDPSPYSAPPPPPESHAGDISAEQRQWAMFAHLSAIAGAVLTSGIGGWGTFLGPLIIWLLKKDTMPFVEDQAKEALNYNITIAIVFFALWVLVFITLGIGFLIAIPAWVVIGVAWLVFTIIAAVKSNEGVSYRYPFTLRLVK
- a CDS encoding farnesyl diphosphate synthase, with product MHVKSDLAGWRERADAALARALPDPSLPPQRLTAAMRHAVLLGGKRMRPLLVYASGVALGAKVDALDAPAVAVELIHAYSLVHDDLPAMDDDALRRGQPTVHVAFDEATAILAGDALQSLAFEVLAAAPVADAIRVSLLRTLATASGVGGMCGGQALDLAATGNGAALSVADLERLHALKTGALIRAAVRMGALCGGASDLELDALDRYADALGLAFQVRDDILDIEGNSATLGKTAGKDVAQDKATFPALIGLGASRARLQELSAAMTAALAPFGARADALAALGRLAIERDR
- a CDS encoding exodeoxyribonuclease VII small subunit — its product is MSRKTANEAAASASPVSDFEQSLDALEQLVEKMEHGEMSLEDSLAAYERGVGLYRRCQTALEQAELRVRLLSDPQNPAAAEPFAGLTPQSPTPSDFRDV
- the tilS gene encoding tRNA lysidine(34) synthetase TilS — encoded protein: MPPAPTPLLPAALHDRPDAPLCVGYSGGLDSGVLLHLLASTAGGRGLRALHVHHGLHPQADAWAEHCARTCATLGVPLTVVRVSVIRDGDGPEAAARVARHGAFAEALAPGEVLALAHHRDDQAETLLLRALRGSGSDGLAAMRRWRDFGAGRLWRPLLDHGRADLLTYAQAQGLAWIDDPSNSDTRFDRNFLRQRVMPLLRERWPHADAALAQSAALSAQARDLLEAGDAQALASVATADPHCLSRQRLLAMPATRRARALRRWITGLGLPALPANGIACIETDVLAADDDAQALFAWQGAAVRSWRDLLHADAIRPHMPLDWRGAWSGQAPLALPQGGLLSLEGAPSLDGEVIVHARHGGERFIQPGRPHSHALKHVLQDLGIPPWQRERLPLLSDAAGQLLAIADLAYSAPFDAWLRQRGARLVWGDT
- a CDS encoding NADH:flavin oxidoreductase/NADH oxidase; protein product: MARLFDPFQQRSLTLRNRLVVAPMCQYSAVDGVPNDWHLVHLGSRAVGGAGAIIAEATAVSAEGRISPADTGLWNDRQAEAWARIARFMACQGAVPGIQLGHAGRKASVAPPWLGGIAVTHADGGWTPVAPSALAFSETSPVPVALDEAQLKNLVDDFAAAAWRAHAAGFRLIELHAAHGYLLHQFLSPLSNQRDDAYGGSFENRTRLLLEVLDAVRKVWPERLPLWLRISATDWAEGGWDVEQSVELARIVSARGVDLIDVSSGGLVHGAKIPLEPGYQVPFSARIRREAAVATGAVGLITEPGHAESVIERGDADVVLLARELLRDPYFPRRAARELDAELHAPEQYLRAW
- a CDS encoding acetyl-CoA carboxylase carboxyltransferase subunit alpha, encoding MNPNYLDFEQPIADLEAKIQELRHASNAPAVDVDAEVHALQDKLRVRTAQIFRDLTPWQVSQLARHPARPYTNDYIRIICDEFQELAGDRAYADDAAIVGGLGRINGRSVVIIGHQKGRDTKSKIKRNFGMPRPEGYRKALRLMKLAERFRLPILTFIDTPGAYPGVGAEERGQSEAIARNLLEMSELKVPVICTVIGEGGSGGALAIGVGDRTLMLEYSTYSVISPEGCASILWKSADKAKDAAEQLGLTAKRLLGLGLVDKLVREPIGGAHRNPRQMATRLKAVLLNELDMLEALPVEDLLDRRYRRLRSYGAYEAA